caggcacggtggtgggcaccagtagtcccagctactggggaggctgagacaggagaattgcttgaacctgggaggcggaggttgcagtgagccaagatcatgccactgcactccagcctgggcgacagagcgagacaccatctaaaaaaagaaaaaaaaagaaatattgttcaGCAAaaatgcacaggcacacacaccaatCTTCTAATGTTAGAAATTTTGggactggccaggtgcggtggctcacgcctgtaatcccagcactttgggaggccgaggcgggcagatcatgaggtcaggagctccagaccatcctggctaacacggtgaaaccccgtctccacaaaaatacaaaaaaattagccgggcgtggtggcaggcacctgtaatcccagctactcaggaggctgaggcaggagaatcacttgaacccgggaggtggaggttgcagtgagctgagatcgtgccactgcatgccagcctgggcaacatcgactccatctcaaaaaaaaaaaaaatttgcaatgtGCCGTGTGGCATTGCTAACCACGAGCACCTTGCGCAGTGAACTCTGGGACTCACGCATCTTCCCAGACTGAAATCTGTTACCAGTTGAACAGCAACTCCCAGCTCCCCTCCCCAGACCCTGCCCACGGCCACCctactttctgcttctgagtTTGACTGCCTCACAGCAGAGAGTCATGCACTTGGCAAAACGACAGGgtaaggattttgttttgtttgagatggagtcttgctctgtcccccaggctggagtgcagtggcgctatcttggctcactgcaagctccgcctcccaggttcacgccattctcctgccttagcctcccgagtagctggggttacaggcgcccgccaccacgcctggctaatttttggtctttttttttttttttgagacggagtttcgctcttgttgcccaggctggagtgcaatggcgcgatctcggctcaccgcaacctccacccactgggttcaatcgattctcctgcctcagcctcccaagtagctgggattacagtcatccaccaccacgcccggctaattttgtatttttttagtagagacagggtttctccatgtcggtcaggctagtcccgaactcctgacctcaggtgatccacccgcctcggcctcccaagggctgggattacaggcgtgagccaccgcacccggccaatttttgtatttttaatagagacggggtttcatcgtgttggccaggctggtcttgaactcctgacctcaggtgatccacccgcctcggcctcccaaagtgctgggattgcaggcatgagccaccatgcccggcctgaaacCCTACATTTTTATCCAGGCCTCCCTGGATGGATGTTGGAGAGTTTACGCGTGGCCTTGTGGGATCGCTGTGGCCGACTCTCAGCTATCAGAGGGCTCCATCGCTGTATCGTAAGGAGGCAGCTGGTGGCAAGTCCTGAGCAGGGATGTGATCCGACGGGCAGGCGGTGCCCGGGACAGAAGCTGACGTCACACAGGTGagtcccccacctccccccaggcTTCCTCCACCCCCTCGGCAGCCCAGCAGGGCCTGTCAATCAGTGGGACCTGGTCAGCTGGCTGCTAGGGGACCTCAGGCAGGGGGCTTGTCCTCAGGGCCTCCAGCAAGGGGGGACATTCATGACACCCAGCAGGGCTCAAGAAGGTGAGACAGAGGGACACTGAATCCAGCCCTTTACAAAAGACCTGAGTCCACCGAGGAAGGGGGCCAGCCCCCTCCCCGCGTCTGCATCCCCAGGACCACCCCGGGTGGAGAGGGCTGAGTGTGGTGCCTCCGCGGGTGCTCTGACGATCGTCTCGAGCCACGGGGGTGACAGTGACAAGGACCTGTGTGCACGTGAGTGGGGCAGCCAGGCCTAGCTggagaagaaacacacacacgcacacgttcACCcacatacacgtgcacacacatgctgcCAGTTCAGGGGGTGGAGGACGCCGACTCCAGGCCCAGCTGACCTGCGCGGGGCCCTATTGTGATGTGTGCAGCCACCCCATGACGTCACCGGTGCCAAGTGCCGGCCGTGTGCGGAGCAGTTGGAGACACAGTGGGTGTCCGAGGCGGGGCTCTGCGTCCGAAGGTGAGAGGTGGGTCTCAACACAGCTGCCCTCCCCCATGGTATGGTGACAGTCACTAACAGGTGGCCTGCGCTGGCCTCCACGTGGCTGCCAAGGGTCATCCCTGAGCACTCAGCGGGCGCCTGTTCCACACGGACTATGCAAATGACTGTCTCGTTCACCTCACGGCGACCCCGTGGGGTGGATACGAACTCACGCCATTTGACAGGCGAGACGTCCGAGGTCAGAGGGGAGGAGACAGACCCGACCTTCCTTGGCTGTGCTCTCCAGCCCTGccctctgcagcctccctgccctggACAGAAATCTGGCTGAGACCCCAGACCCTGATGGGGCAGAGCCTGGCACTGGAGGAGCCACCAGGATGGGCCCCTGTGGGTGTGGGCAGAGGGTGATCCTCAGTTCAGGTTTGTGCCAGAAGATGGGTTCCTGCAGGAGGGGGTCTCAGCAGCTCAGACCAGATGCGCTCACTGCTGCTCACTGTGGGACAGCCAGACACGGAGCCCTCTGTTCTCCAGCAGTTGTGGACAATGAGGGATCCCTGGAGGGATGCCTGGTGGGCAGCAGGAGTCCCTCTTGTGGGTCAGGGTGCGGGGATGGGCTCTCCCTGCAGGGACTTCCCAGTCTTGTCCTCTGGGATTGGCAGTTTGCAGGGGTATCCTCGGCATCAGACCAGGGGGGCCACACAGGGACCCAGATCTATGGGGCCCGGCCCCGGGAAGACCAGATGGGCTCAGTGGAGAAGCTGACCACATCTGCTTTCCTTTCAGCCAAACCAGGGAGCGTCCCGGCACCCAGGCCTCTGCGGGTAACCCCAGGCATCAAGACCCTCCCTCAAGGGGAGGAGCTGGCTCTCCCCTGCCCATCAGCACAGCTCCAGAATCCCAAGGGGTCAGCTCCCACATGGGGGCCTGGTCCTGCCACACACTGGCCTGGCTGGGCTGTCCCCGAGGCCAAGGCCTAGCAGCATGAGGGGGCTTCCGTGGAGCCCAGGGCAGCGGGCTGCTCTCTGGAGTCCCTAGGACTCGGGGTGTGGCTGGCCTGTCCCCAGATCAGGACACACCCCAGGTTGTCCAGTGGTTCCCGTGCTGGAACTCCTGTTGAAGCCACCCAGGGACCTGGATGCTTCCCACAGTTCAGCATGGAGCAGGGGTGCTGGGCCCTGACCCCTCCACGTCTGTCCTGGACACCCCAGGACCACAGCACAGGCCCTGCCCAGCCCCGTAATGACCAAGAGGCAGGTCCAGAAATACCTCCTGCACAGGGTCACCTGCATCTGACGCCCCCAGCAGGCAGTGACCAGCACGGTGTGGAAGGAGCCAGGGTGGCACCCGGCAGCCCCAGAGGGCTCCTGGCCTCGGGAAGTCTATCGATGGGGAAGCTGGTCACTCGGAGGCTGCTGGGGAGAAGGGGGAGTGTGGCATTCCCTGGACAGAAGGGCGAGTGTGGCGTCCCCTGGAGAGAAGGGCCAGTGTGGCGTCCCCTGGAGAGAAGGGGGAGTGTGGCGTCCCCTGGAGAGAAGGGCGAGTGTGGCGTCCCCTGGAGAGAAGGGCGAGTGTGGCGTCCCCTGGACAGAAGGGCGAGTGTGGCGTCCCCTGGAGAGAAGGGCGAGTGTGGCGTCCCCTGGAGAGAAGGGGGAGTGTGGCGTCCCCTGGAGAGAAGGAGGAGTGTGGCGTCCCCTGGACAGAACGGGGAGTGTGGCGTCCCCTGGACAGAAGGGCGAGTGTGGCGTCCCCTGGAGAGAAGGGGGAGTGTGGCATCCCCTGGACAGAACGGGGAGTGTGGCGTCCCCTGGAGAGAAGGGCGAGTGTGGCGTCCCCTGGAGAGAAGGGGGAGTGTGGCGTCCCCTGGACAGAACGGGGAGTGTGGCGTCCCCTGGAGAGAAGGGCGAGTGTGGCGTCCCCTGGAGAGAAGGGGGAGTGTGGCGTCCCCTGGACAGAAGGGCGAGTGTGGCGTCCCCTGGACAGAACGGGGAGTGTGGCGTCCCCTGGAGAGAAGGGCGAGTGTGGCGTCCCCTGGAGAGAAGGGCGAGTGTGGTGTCCCCTGGACAGAAGGGGGAGTGTCCCTGCAGCCCTGGCCAGCCAGCGGCATGCCCTGCTAGCTCTCCCCCAACCTCAGGGATAGGGAACCCTGACAGGGCACAAGTCCCCATCCCAGAGGGGCCTGGCCCAGCCTCAACCCGagccctgggaggggaggggcaccAGGGGCGCTATGGGCCCCCAGCAGAAGCCAGGATAACCACACAGGGGACTGAGCTGTCTGTGGCTGTGGCCAGACCTAGAACTTGGCCCAAGGCAGGGCAAGCCCCTTGGAGCAGAGTGTGTGGCGGAGCCTGTGCATACCCAGCAAGGCTGAGCCAGTGACACTACCAGGCTCCAACAGCAACCAGCCATGAGGCAGGCGTGGGGCAAGGGTAGGGTGAGGGCAGGGGCGGGGGAGAGTGGGGCAGGAGCAGACGGACCAGCTGCCAACCTCGTCCACTCCAGGAGGCAGGGATGGCCAGGCTCCCACGCCCTAGTGGCCGCTACCCGACCACCAATGAGGCAGAGGCCTGAGGCCAGTCAGTGCTGGAGCCCTACTTCCAAGGTCCACAGACCGCTTCAGGCCACAGAGCCGAAGAAAACTGGGCATGTGAAGGCCCAGGAGGCGGGGTCCCTAGGTCTGCCATTCTTGGCAGGTGCATTTCATGGTGGGAGCAAGTCAGGAAAGGTGATGCCTCTCACCGCCAAGAAGGCTCCCAGCAGGGACCAGAGCCACCGGCACAGATCCCCAACCCCTGAAACCACCTCCCTCTGGAGGACCAGGACGCCCTTCTAGTTGGTAGAAGCACAGTAAGctctctgtccttatgatctgcctgcttGTCCAGAACTCTCTGCCGGAAGCCGTGGACACTGGGGCAGGCGGGAGGAGAGAGCACCACAGCCCAGACCCCTGACCGGCCTCTcccaacctccccctcccaaaggCTATGGAGAGCCCAGGGCTGGACAGGCCCGAGGTTCCGACATACCTCATGCCAGGCCACACGCGCGCCGTGTCCCACCCTCAGCCAAAAACCAAGGTCAAGACCATCCAATAATTTACTGTGATCCCATCTGTGCCCGACAAGGGCCCACAGAGGCCTGGGAGGGGAGCTAAGGGCTGGGGTTCCGGTGGCATTTGGGATGTTCAAGACAGTCTGTGCACAGCCTCCCTGGGAGGGTCTGCAGTCACCTCGGCCCACGGTCCCGGGGTGACTGGGCTCCAGcagcccttccttccttgcttgcttccgtccttccttcctccttcttccgtCTGCACCTCCTCCCTGCATCCGGCACCTCCACGTCCTGAGCTTGTGCTGGGCGGGGCACAAGGGAGGCTGCTGACCGCAGGCCAGGAGACCAGCAGGGGCGGGGAGCCGGGGTCATCCGGTGGGCGTGGCAGCCGCCCTGGGAGTCCCCCTCACCTGCGTCAGGAGAGCACACACTTGCAGCTCATGCAGCCGGGGCCACTCTCATCAGGAGGGTTCAGCTTCCGCAGCTTGTGCTGCCGGATCTCACGCACCAACGTGTAGAAGGCATCCTCCACTCCCTGGGAAAGGAGGGATGGGATCAGGAGGGACCGGCCTGTGGCCGCCTGCCTGGGTGAGGGGCTCCCTGCTGTGGGATCAAGCCTTGCCTGGCCCGAAGCTCCCGACTCCACCAGCCACTTCCCCAGGCCCACCACACACACGGGAAGCTGGGCTCTGGCCATCTCGAATGCCCAGGGCCACCCGCATCATGCTACAGCAGCCCCTCAAAGGTCAGGGTGGCCCGGGGCCCTCCTGAACTCCAGGTCTGGCCAGGGTTTGACCACCCTGCACCCAGCTCTCGACTCAGCTACGGCCCGTGTCCCCAGTAGCCCCACTAAGACTCAGAACCAACAGGTGCCCGTGGGACACTCTGGGGACAAGAGGGGCTGGGCCCCAGGGTCACCGCTCCGGCCTGGCTCAGGGCAGCTCTCCCCAAGGACCTCCGCCTTCCCCGGAGCTGTGTCGGCCCAGGACTGCAGGGCAAGAGCCCAGACCCCGGCCCTCGCCTCCCTCACTGCCCTGCCGTCCCGGGAGACTTACAGCGCGAGGGGCCGCTGGGTCACATGGGTCCCGGGGGGTCCCAGAGGGTCCCGGAGCTGGAGCTAGAGCCAGAGCGGCTGCCCTGTGTCAAGGGAGAGGGTCAGTGAGTGCTGCTCCCTggctggggcggggcggggcgggtcCCTGGCTAGCTGTGGGGTGGAGAGCTGCCTCACCTGCCGGGTCTTGGCCGAGGTCTCGATGTAGGGGATGCCGTAGCTTCGGGCGAGGTCCTGAGCCTGCCGAGATTCCACAGTGCGTGCAGCCAGGTCACACTTGTTCCCCACCAGCACCATGGGCACGTCATCCGAGTCCTTCACCCGTTTGATCTGCTCCCTGAGAGGTGGAAAGCGAGAGCTGGCTACGGGGGCTGCAGGCGCAGCGGCATCCAGGACATGCGCAGAGAGGACAGGAGGCCCCTGCCTGGACGCAGCCGGCCTGGCCCCACCTGTGCGGCGTGGGCTCCCGGGCCAGCCTCACGGGGTTCACCTGTACTGGTGGATGTCCTCAAAAGACTTGGTGTTGTTGATAGCAAACACACACAGGAAGCCCTCCCCGGTGCGCATGTACTGATCCCGCATGGCGCTGTACTCCTCCTGGCCGGCCGTGTCCAGGATGTCCAACAGGCATGTCTCCCCATCAATGACCACCTGCTTCCGGTAGGAATCCTGCAGGAGGACAGGGCTCAGGGACCCCCTCAGGACCTTCCGTGGGGGGAGTTCACACGGCCAGCCTCTCCCTGGTACCTCTCATGCCCCTCTCATGCCCCCTCCTCTCCTGGGGTGCTGAGACGAGGGACTCCCCTCCTCTAGAGGAAGCAGGAGACAGGGCCACAGCACCATGCAGGGGACCAGGGGCTGCAGCCAGCCCTATCCTGGCTGTGTCCTGGGCTCGCCCGCAGCAGCTGCTGGCACCTGGACGGCGGCGCCAGGCTCACCTCTATAGTGGGGTCGTATTCGTCCACAAAGTGGTTCTGGATCAGCTGGATGGTCAGCGCACTCTTGCCCACACCgccggcgcccaccaccaccagctTATATTCCGTCATCGCTCCTCAGGGGCCTGCGGCCCGGGGTCCTCCTACAGGGTCTCCTGCCCCACCTGCCAAGGAGGGCCCTGCTCAGCCAGGCCCAGGCCCCACAGGGCAGGTGCTGGCAGGGCCATCTGAAGGGCAAACCCACAGCGGTCCCTGGGCCCCAACGCCAAGCAGCAAGGACTGCAGCGTGCCTACCTGTGCAGCTGCAACCCAGCGTGCGGGAGGGCTGTCGCCTCGCCCCCACTTGCTCTTAATGACCCAGTGATGGGAAAAGGGACCCAGCCCTCAAAGGCAGGGCTGACAGCTGAGCGCTCTCAACCACGCACCCAAATTAGAAGCTGCTGGGTCGGCAGAAAGGCTAAAGGGAGGCGCCCGAGGGCTGAGGTTACCGTCCTCCAGAACAGGTCTGGCCACGGCGGAGCGCGCCACGGCGTGCCCGGGAAGGCTAGTGCCAGCCTGCAGGCCCCGCGGCGCTGGTGCCTCCAACAAGTATTTGCTGAGCGCCTACTGCGTACTAGGCGCCGCCGAGGGGAGGGCAGACCCGGGCAGCGCCCCGCACCCCCGGCGGGGAACCGGGGGCATCTTTCAGCCACGGAAAGCTGGAGAAGACAGACGAGTTCCTGGGAAGCAGGGACTGAGCGACGGGAAGGGGCCAAGAAGCGGCGTGGGAGACCCGGAGAGGGAAAAGGCACTGGGGCTGAGGCCCCCGGCCTGGTCCGCGACCTGTGATGCTGAATCGGGGGTGCCCGGGCGTGCCGTGGCCGCGGCCGCCTCCGCCCAGACGCGCCCGGGTGTGAGGGCGCCGGGCCTGAGGCTCCCGGGTACGCCGGCGTGGGGACCGTGCCCAGCGCGAGGCCACGGGCGGGGCCCGGATTCCCGCAGGCCCCAGGGAGGAAGGGGCCCCCGCCCGCCGCAGCCCCCGACGCCCGCTCACCTGTGCCCGCGGGCCCCGCCCGGCCCCACCcacccgccgccgccgccgctgcttaCGCCCGCCGGCCCCGCGCCCCCGGCCCGCGCCGCGCGTATTGCTGCCGCCTGGGGGCGAGGAGGGCGCGCGGCCCGGCCGATCCCTGCCCGCACTCACCGTTCACAGGCGCGACTGCCCCCGGGGCCAGGGCCGGGGCCGaggccggggcggggcgggggcgggggcgcgcGGTTCGCCCCGCGCATGGGCTCCGTCCGCGGCGGGTGCGGCTCGGGTTGCGGGCGCAGGGCACGGGCGGCGGAGACTCGGGCGGGCCTGCGCacgccccgccccgcgcccgtCCGTCTGCCCGGCGCGGCCTACCATTGGCTGCGCGCCATcgggccccgccccgccccggttGGCTGAGCGGCCCGTCTGTCAGGAGCCGCGGTCGGGCGGGGCTTCCGGGAgcaacgcgggaggcggagccaGTAGGGCCGCGGCCTCTCGGGGTTGGGCTTGGCTGGAGACCGGAGCAGAGCTCGGGGTTGCTCGAGGAGGGCCAGGGAGCCCGTGTCTGGGGGCCCGGGGCGGCATCTCCGAGCAGGGCCCCGGACTCTCCCGGGAACAGGCCGGCGAGAGAACCCGACTCAGCGGTGCCGGTGCACCAGAGGCCCTCCCTGCGCCGGCAGCGCGGCGCCGCCCACCGCGGAGGTCTCGGGACTAGGGGCTGGGGAAAGGCTGGGATCCGCCGGGACCAAGGCGGGATGCTCGGAGCTGGGGGCCCCCGGGTGGCCGCGGGGTCCGGTTGCCCGGCTCCCCTTCCGCGCAGGTGGAGCGTCCGCGCACCCCACCTACCACCACGCACCCCAGCTCCCCTACTCCCACCGCAACCCACCCCGAGGACGCCTTGCAGCCCCGGTGGGGTTCCGGGCGGCGGGCGCAGCCGTGTGCCCTGGGGCCAGGCGTGAGAACGCCCCCTCCACCACTCTCCTCTTACTCGGGCCTGCGTGGCAGGCGACCCTGCCCGCCCAGTCCCCCCAAACTTGAGGTTCCAACGCTGCAGAAGCTCAGCGTGGTCCAGTTAAACCGTACCCACAAGTTGCCACAGGGGAGCGAAGTGCCCAGGGCTCACCCCAAGCACATAGACGCACATCCTAGCTCTTTCAAACCCAAAAAGAcgtgtttttaacattttttaaaattgcaaaggAATCAGAAATACAtcctcattaaaaaacaaaaagggcccggcgcggtggctcacgcctataatcccagcacttcgggaggcctaagcgggtggattacttgaggtcaggagttcaagaccagcctggccaacatgatgaaaccctgtctctactaaaaatacaaaaaattagccggctgcagtggcgcgcgcctgtagtcccagctactcgggaggctgaggtaggagaatcgctggaacccgggaggcggatgttgcggtgagccgaaatcgcgccactgcactgggcaacagagcgctacttcgtctcaaaacaaaaaaggcgTTTTACAGTCAGGCAAACCCTGCCTCTGCCCAGTCCagcgcccgcctcgccctcctgCGCCGGTCGCTGCTGACCCGGGGCTCCACCCACGTGCGGTCCCGGGGGTCCCGCCTGCCGTCCGTCCACCGCGCAGTCGCAGTCAGAGCTCGGCTCGGGGCGGACGCGCATGAACGCGGGTGAGAAGCGGCGACTGGACGGCGGGCGGCAGCGTGTCCCGCGGGCCGGGCACTCGGGTGCGCTCCGGCGTCCGGTCTGTGTTTCCTGGTCCTCGGGGGCGCTTCCCCCGGTGCTTCCTTTTGCCGTCGGCCTCACTTCCAACCGAAGGTCAGGACGGCAGGCCTCGGCCCCAGGGGCGACCCTTCCACCTGGGAAAGGTGGGCGCGAGCTTCCAGCAGAGACCGCCTTTACCCGCCCCGCGTGGGAAGCGCCAGGATCGCGAGGAAGCGCGACACGTGCACCGCGACGGCCCAGGCACGGAGCCGCAGGAAGCTGGCACCTGACGCGCCTGCGCCCACCCAACTCGAGTTGGTGGCGCGTCACCTTCCCCTGGGATCGCCCGCAGCAGGGGCGCCCACGCACGTGCCAGCCCACGTGGCCCCGCCCTAGCGACCGTTGCTAAGGGGCGTGGCTCAGCCGCACGGAACCCGAGCCCCCTGCGACTTATAAATATTTGCGTATTCAAATGAGGCCTGGCTCCCGTTGCTATGGCGCCCAGGCCGCAACCCCGCGGCGGCCGGAAGAACAGCCTGGAGTAGGAGACAGCGCCTGGAGGTGGAGGGCGCCCAGGGCCGAGCTGCCAGGGCCGGACACCTAGGCTGAGCCCTCAGGTGAGAGCCGAGCGCACCCTTGGGGTGGGAGCCGCAAGCCTCGCCCCATGACCGGTGCCAGGAGGGAACCTGCGCCGAGGCGTGGGCGCGGGGACGAAGCAGCACCGCCATCGGGGACCCAGTGATGGCCCCGCATGTCAGATCTGGTCCCCTGAGGACCCTTGCCTCCACCACCCCCTGGCCCTGCACTGAAAGGGCTCCCTGTCAGGAGACAGGAGGGGCCCCAAGCCCTGCCCGTGAGGGAGACTCAGAGGCAATGACCCAGGGTGCTCAGGGTTCCAGGGTGGGGCTCAGGAGGGGAGCGGGCTCTGCCTTCCGAGCCCCCATGGTGAAGGGGCGAGGGCAGCAGGGGACCCAGAGGTGATGGCTACCCACCAGGGAATGGCACTAGCAGGGGTGTGGAGACAGGCCCCCCCCAGTTACCAACTTGGGGAGCACGGGGGCTCGCAGAGGGGACACAGGGTGGGAGCAGGGCCGTGAAATGTGTGGATGGGTTCAGGCCTGGGTGAGAACACCAGGTGCAGTGTCTGAGGTGGGAATTCAATGGGGGCTTTGGATCCCACAGCCTCCAACCCCTTGCACCCCCAGGCCTTGGGGCTCAGACCAGTCTGATGCTCGGGGCTCTTGGGCACAGAGGAGACAAGGGTAGCTGACTCAGCCCTTAGTGTCACCCATAGGTGTCCAGGGGCTGCCCGTGACCCCGCCAGCTCATGCCCTCCATGAGGCTCGAGGCTGGCAGGCCTGGGATGGAGGTGGTCAGAGTCTTTGGGGGGATGCAGTGTTGGGGTTCTGCTGTGAGGCCTGGGGCCTTGCACTGGCTGGAGAAAGGCAGGCAGTGGGGGAGATTCGGGCTGGAAAGTCCGTGAGATTCTGCTTTGGGCTTCATTCACTTCTTTGATCCTTGGTGCATGGTCACCTTCCAGACCAGGCCACTGAGGCACCCAGAGCCTGAGCCACTGCCCCGCTCCAACACTCCCACCCACCACCTCTGTCAACAGCCGGCCAACTCGCCCGGCACAGGGGCAGCTCTAGACGGGAT
This genomic window from Pan troglodytes isolate AG18354 chromosome 9, NHGRI_mPanTro3-v2.0_pri, whole genome shotgun sequence contains:
- the LOC129135355 gene encoding collagen alpha-2(IV) chain-like, giving the protein MEQGCWALTPPRLSWTPQDHSTGPAQPRNDQEAGPEIPPAQGHLHLTPPAGSDQHGVEGARVAPGSPRGLLASGSLSMGKLVTRRLLGRRGSVAFPGQKGECGVPWREGPVWRPLERRGSVASPGEKGECGVPWREGRVWRPLDRRASVASPGEKGECGVPWREGGVWRPLERRRSVASPGQNGECGVPWTEGRVWRPLERRGSVASPGQNGECGVPWREGRVWRPLERRGSVASPGQNGECGVPWREGRVWRPLERRGSVASPGQKGECGVPWTERGVWRPLERRASVASPGEKGECGVPWTEGGVSLQPWPASGMPC
- the HRAS gene encoding GTPase HRas isoform X1, with product MTEYKLVVVGAGGVGKSALTIQLIQNHFVDEYDPTIEDSYRKQVVIDGETCLLDILDTAGQEEYSAMRDQYMRTGEGFLCVFAINNTKSFEDIHQYREQIKRVKDSDDVPMVLVGNKCDLAARTVESRQAQDLARSYGIPYIETSAKTRQGVEDAFYTLVREIRQHKLRKLNPPDESGPGCMSCKCVLS
- the HRAS gene encoding GTPase HRas isoform X3: MTCPWCWWGTSVTWLHALWNLGRLRTSPEATASPTSRPRPRPGRAAALALAPAPGPSGTPRDPCDPAAPRAGVEDAFYTLVREIRQHKLRKLNPPDESGPGCMSCKCVLS
- the HRAS gene encoding GTPase HRas isoform X2, with the protein product MTEYKLVVVGAGGVGKSALTIQLIQNHFVDEYDPTIEDSYRKQVVIDGETCLLDILDTAGQEEYSAMRDQYMRTGEGFLCVFAINNTKSFEDIHQYREQIKRVKDSDDVPMVLVGNKCDLAARTVESRQAQDLARSYGIPYIETSAKTRQGSRSGSSSSSGTLWDPPGPM